In Gimesia benthica, a single window of DNA contains:
- a CDS encoding QcrA and Rieske domain-containing protein, with amino-acid sequence MRRRKFLKYCSGILGSVYATILAVPALGFLFSTLKRGRKTEQTYQLSRLDDLEPGVPQRFTIVDQRVDAWTKYPSGPIGSVWITKSQDGKVTAFSSTCPHLGCVVDYVPGDEEFFCPCHAATFQTDGAVVSGPAPRGMDELKTSIVKVRGEQWVEVEFQKFEAGISEKVSIG; translated from the coding sequence ATGCGACGTCGTAAATTCCTCAAATACTGCAGCGGTATCCTGGGATCTGTCTACGCCACCATTCTGGCGGTTCCCGCACTGGGCTTCCTGTTTTCGACACTGAAACGGGGCCGAAAGACTGAACAGACTTACCAGCTGTCCCGGCTGGATGATCTGGAACCCGGGGTCCCTCAGCGGTTCACTATTGTCGATCAACGAGTCGATGCCTGGACGAAATACCCTTCCGGCCCAATCGGTTCTGTCTGGATCACCAAGAGTCAAGATGGAAAAGTAACTGCATTCTCTTCGACCTGCCCCCACCTCGGTTGCGTGGTCGACTATGTGCCCGGCGACGAAGAATTCTTTTGTCCCTGCCATGCCGCCACCTTCCAGACAGATGGTGCCGTAGTCAGTGGACCTGCTCCCCGCGGTATGGACGAATTAAAGACCTCGATTGTAAAAGTGCGAGGAGAGCAGTGGGTCGAAGTCGAATTCCAGAAATTTGAAGCAGGAATTTCGGAAAAAGTTTCCATTGGCTGA
- the panB gene encoding 3-methyl-2-oxobutanoate hydroxymethyltransferase, with protein sequence MSNASPARPKKFTVPRFIAAKQKQQKITMLTAYDYLSAKILDEAGLDCLLVGDTLGMVVQGKSTTLPVTVEQMIYHGEMVVRAVQRAMVIVDMPFMSFHVSPAQALENAGRILKETGADAVKLEGGVNQAKTIEAIAAADIPVMAHLGLKPQSVRALGGMGKIQRDEDQLIADALAAERAGAFGILLEMITAPIAKRITETVTVPTIGIGSGAGCDGQVLVTPDMLGMNAEFHPRFLKKYADLATDITTAVQAYASEVREGTFPDESHSHT encoded by the coding sequence GTGTCGAATGCGTCGCCTGCACGGCCGAAAAAGTTTACCGTCCCCCGCTTCATCGCCGCCAAACAGAAACAGCAGAAAATTACGATGCTGACAGCCTACGATTATCTGTCCGCAAAAATTCTGGATGAAGCAGGATTAGACTGCCTCCTGGTAGGAGACACTTTAGGAATGGTCGTGCAGGGCAAGAGCACAACACTGCCCGTGACCGTCGAGCAGATGATCTATCATGGTGAAATGGTGGTCCGGGCCGTTCAGAGGGCAATGGTGATCGTCGATATGCCTTTCATGTCGTTCCACGTTTCTCCCGCTCAGGCATTGGAGAATGCCGGCCGGATTCTTAAAGAGACCGGTGCAGACGCCGTCAAACTTGAAGGCGGCGTGAACCAAGCGAAAACGATTGAAGCGATTGCCGCCGCCGATATCCCTGTGATGGCCCACCTGGGGCTGAAACCTCAATCAGTACGTGCCCTGGGAGGTATGGGGAAAATTCAACGGGACGAAGACCAGTTGATTGCCGATGCCCTGGCAGCAGAAAGAGCAGGAGCGTTTGGGATTCTACTCGAAATGATTACGGCTCCCATTGCCAAACGCATCACAGAAACCGTCACAGTGCCCACTATCGGTATCGGGTCTGGAGCAGGTTGCGACGGACAGGTGCTTGTCACTCCGGATATGCTGGGCATGAATGCCGAATTTCACCCGCGATTCCTCAAAAAATACGCGGATCTGGCAACAGATATCACTACAGCAGTGCAGGCCTATGCCAGTGAAGTTCGGGAAGGCACCTTCCCGGATGAATCACACAGCCATACCTGA
- a CDS encoding DEAD/DEAH box helicase, translating to MNQKKKKKKKTTTASFDQLGLNDKILKNLSKAGYEKPSPIQAELIPIAVTGKDCIGQARTGTGKTAAFSLPVLQQIDLRRPGIQALILAPTRELSEQVAVEIRKLCPSKSLSLAVLVGGKPVRPQENQLKKGAQIAVGTPGRVIDHINRGNLKLNTLRFAVLDEADRMLDIGFRPDIEKILRKCPKERQTLLLSATLPPPVERLAQRYMNEPVMIDLSENKVSVDAIDQYYITVDPDRKIKLLSRLLFQERPKQTIVFTRTKRGADKLDRIFSKKLKDVAAIHGDLPQPKRDRVLKKFREGKIRLLIATDVMGRGIDVSGISHIINFDIPEFSDDYVHRIGRVGRLSSDLKGAAFTFVAPDEGDQLTNIENRINHMIQEFRVDKFEAYRPKKPRKELEQISHLGNTEHLINPEFGDF from the coding sequence ATGAATCAGAAGAAGAAAAAGAAAAAAAAGACCACAACCGCCAGTTTTGATCAGTTAGGACTCAATGACAAAATATTAAAAAACCTGAGCAAAGCAGGTTATGAAAAACCAAGCCCCATTCAGGCTGAGTTGATTCCGATCGCTGTCACCGGCAAAGACTGTATCGGCCAGGCACGTACGGGAACCGGTAAAACTGCGGCGTTCTCGTTGCCTGTTCTGCAGCAGATTGACCTCAGACGCCCAGGAATCCAAGCCCTGATCCTTGCTCCGACCCGCGAGTTGAGCGAACAGGTCGCTGTGGAAATCCGTAAACTCTGTCCTTCGAAGTCACTCAGTCTGGCCGTCCTTGTGGGAGGCAAGCCTGTTCGCCCCCAGGAAAACCAGTTAAAGAAAGGTGCCCAGATCGCCGTTGGTACCCCTGGACGAGTCATCGACCATATCAACCGTGGTAATCTGAAGCTAAACACCCTTCGCTTTGCAGTTCTGGATGAAGCAGACCGGATGCTGGACATCGGCTTCCGACCAGACATTGAGAAGATTCTCCGCAAGTGTCCCAAAGAACGTCAGACTTTGTTGCTCTCAGCAACACTGCCACCGCCTGTCGAGCGGTTGGCACAACGCTATATGAATGAGCCCGTGATGATCGATCTGTCCGAAAACAAAGTCAGCGTCGATGCCATCGATCAGTATTACATCACTGTCGATCCAGATCGAAAAATCAAACTACTCTCACGACTCTTGTTCCAGGAACGCCCGAAACAGACCATCGTCTTCACCAGAACAAAACGGGGAGCCGACAAGCTGGATCGGATCTTCTCGAAAAAACTGAAGGACGTTGCCGCCATTCACGGGGACCTGCCTCAACCCAAACGGGACCGGGTACTGAAAAAATTCCGTGAAGGAAAAATCCGTCTGCTGATCGCCACTGATGTGATGGGACGAGGGATTGATGTCAGTGGGATTTCACACATCATCAATTTTGATATTCCTGAATTCAGTGATGACTATGTGCACCGTATTGGACGAGTTGGAAGACTCTCATCAGATCTGAAGGGGGCCGCATTCACCTTCGTCGCCCCCGATGAAGGTGATCAGTTAACCAATATTGAGAACCGGATTAACCACATGATTCAGGAATTCCGGGTGGATAAATTTGAAGCCTACCGCCCCAAAAAACCACGCAAGGAACTGGAACAGATTTCTCACCTGGGGAACACAGAGCACCTGATCAATCCTGAGTTCGGTGATTTTTAA
- the ftsH gene encoding ATP-dependent zinc metalloprotease FtsH: MASPQENPQRTPPPGKDPQKPSSKETQGAPSTGPWLIILLILVIGSLMMMKSSPENTGSKVDYSFFIDELKRGNVDSVEFHGDILTGKWKVRPKNPGDKEKKGEKLAEEFNTVLPSHPVEDRDLVPELIKQNVTFKAESTSVGIGTYILPWLIGPLLIIGFFWFMLRRSADPMGSGMLGNFTKSPAKRFRPSEEQTTFDDVAAMEQAKAELQEVVEFLKTPAKFQRLGAQIPKGVLLMGSPGTGKTLLARATAGEAGVPFYSINGSEFIQMFVGVGASRVRDLFRNAKENAPCIIFVDEIDAVGRIRGAGLGGGHDEREQTLNQMLSEMDGFQQNEAVIVIAATNRPDVLDPALLRPGRFDRHITVDRPTKEGRAAILKVHSRKIPLSDDVDLEKIAAGTIGFSGADLKNLVNEAALSATRLNKDQVDKEDFDNARDRVLMGPPREEILSEKEREMTAYHEAGHALLAWLLPEIDPVHKVTVIPRGRALGVTQLLPDEERYNMGEKQLHSQLAFMLGGRAAEGLVFGEHTAGAADDIKRATQITRKMVGQWGMSGVIGPVAFRHSDENPFLGKEMKSQGECSEETAHVIDQEMQRFLNAAEERAVKILTENREKLDLLAKALVEQEAIDSNDIKRLIGVSVREQANLDNAKQAGTDTENEQPPE, translated from the coding sequence ATGGCCTCTCCGCAGGAGAATCCCCAACGAACTCCTCCTCCCGGCAAAGATCCCCAAAAGCCATCCAGCAAAGAAACTCAAGGTGCCCCATCAACCGGCCCCTGGCTGATTATCCTGCTGATTCTGGTCATTGGCAGTCTGATGATGATGAAATCTTCTCCGGAGAATACCGGTTCGAAGGTCGATTACAGCTTTTTCATCGATGAACTCAAAAGAGGCAACGTGGATTCCGTCGAGTTCCACGGAGATATACTGACCGGTAAATGGAAAGTCCGTCCGAAAAATCCGGGTGATAAAGAAAAGAAGGGAGAAAAGCTTGCGGAAGAGTTTAATACCGTGCTCCCCTCTCACCCGGTTGAAGATCGTGACCTGGTTCCCGAGCTGATCAAACAGAATGTAACCTTCAAAGCCGAGAGCACCAGTGTCGGCATCGGTACGTATATTTTACCCTGGCTGATTGGTCCCTTGCTGATCATCGGCTTCTTCTGGTTTATGCTCCGACGGTCGGCCGATCCCATGGGATCGGGAATGCTTGGTAATTTCACCAAGAGCCCGGCCAAACGATTCCGACCTTCCGAAGAACAGACCACCTTCGACGACGTCGCAGCGATGGAACAGGCGAAGGCGGAACTGCAGGAAGTGGTTGAATTCCTGAAAACTCCGGCCAAATTTCAGCGTCTCGGTGCTCAGATCCCCAAAGGGGTGCTTTTGATGGGCTCGCCAGGGACCGGAAAAACTCTGCTGGCTCGCGCCACCGCAGGGGAAGCCGGTGTTCCCTTTTATTCGATTAACGGTTCGGAATTTATCCAGATGTTTGTTGGCGTCGGTGCCAGCCGGGTGCGTGACCTGTTCCGCAACGCCAAGGAAAATGCCCCCTGTATCATCTTCGTCGATGAAATCGATGCCGTTGGTCGAATTCGTGGTGCCGGACTGGGCGGGGGACATGATGAACGCGAACAGACCCTCAACCAGATGCTCAGTGAAATGGATGGTTTTCAACAGAATGAAGCCGTCATTGTAATCGCGGCAACCAACCGTCCCGATGTTCTGGACCCGGCATTGCTGCGTCCCGGGCGATTCGACCGGCATATCACAGTTGACCGTCCTACGAAAGAGGGCCGGGCCGCGATTCTGAAAGTACATTCGCGGAAAATCCCCCTCTCGGATGATGTCGATCTGGAAAAGATCGCTGCAGGAACAATTGGCTTTTCGGGAGCTGATTTGAAGAACCTGGTAAATGAAGCTGCCCTGTCCGCGACACGGCTCAATAAAGATCAGGTTGACAAAGAAGATTTTGACAATGCACGGGATCGTGTTTTAATGGGACCACCTCGCGAAGAGATTCTCAGTGAAAAAGAGCGGGAAATGACCGCTTACCACGAAGCAGGCCACGCGTTATTAGCCTGGTTGCTTCCGGAGATCGATCCAGTGCATAAAGTGACCGTCATTCCTCGCGGCAGAGCGTTGGGCGTGACACAACTGCTGCCTGATGAAGAGCGTTATAACATGGGTGAGAAACAACTCCACTCGCAGTTAGCCTTCATGTTGGGTGGTCGTGCTGCAGAAGGGCTGGTGTTTGGTGAGCATACAGCCGGAGCAGCTGACGACATCAAGCGTGCCACACAGATCACACGTAAAATGGTCGGACAGTGGGGCATGAGTGGTGTAATTGGACCTGTGGCGTTTCGCCACTCAGACGAAAACCCGTTCCTGGGTAAAGAGATGAAATCTCAAGGCGAGTGCAGTGAAGAAACCGCACACGTCATTGACCAGGAAATGCAGCGGTTCTTAAACGCTGCTGAAGAACGGGCAGTGAAAATTTTAACAGAAAACAGGGAGAAACTTGACCTGCTGGCAAAAGCACTCGTAGAACAAGAGGCCATTGACAGTAATGACATCAAGCGTCTGATCGGAGTTTCGGTTCGGGAACAAGCGAACCTGGATAACGCGAAGCAGGCTGGTACTGATACAGAAAATGAACAGCCACCAGAATAA
- a CDS encoding alpha/beta fold hydrolase, whose product MNFREQIQEEYPFASHWLKIDGHQYHYLDEGQGEPLLMVHGNPTWSFAWRRLVKQLSRSYRVIAVDHMGCGLSDKPQDYSYTLATHIANLQTLITALDLKNITLFAHDWGGAIGMGAAVDLPERFGKFVLMNTAAFRSQEIPLRIAVCRIPVLGAWCVRGLNLFSGAAIRMAVEKHERLTGNIKAGFLGPYDNWQNRVAVHRFVQDIPLKPSHPSYETLKHVEDGLAQFKDKPMLLIWGEKDWCFTTNFLDEFERRFPQAETLRIPDAGHYVFEDAHEIMLPRIEQFLQQLV is encoded by the coding sequence ATGAATTTTCGTGAACAGATCCAAGAAGAATATCCGTTTGCTTCGCACTGGCTGAAGATTGACGGTCATCAATATCACTATCTGGATGAAGGCCAGGGAGAGCCTCTGCTGATGGTGCACGGAAATCCTACCTGGAGCTTCGCCTGGCGGCGGCTGGTGAAGCAGCTCTCCCGCTCTTATCGTGTGATTGCCGTCGATCACATGGGATGTGGACTCTCAGATAAGCCCCAGGATTATTCCTATACTCTTGCGACTCACATCGCGAATCTGCAAACCCTTATCACGGCACTGGATCTCAAGAACATCACATTGTTTGCCCATGACTGGGGCGGCGCCATCGGAATGGGGGCTGCGGTCGATCTTCCTGAGCGGTTCGGAAAGTTCGTCCTGATGAACACAGCCGCCTTTCGCTCACAGGAAATTCCCCTGCGAATTGCAGTCTGCAGAATCCCTGTTTTGGGTGCCTGGTGCGTCCGGGGTCTCAATCTCTTTTCCGGGGCTGCGATTCGGATGGCCGTGGAGAAACATGAGCGGCTGACCGGGAATATCAAAGCCGGTTTTTTGGGGCCGTACGACAATTGGCAGAATCGAGTTGCTGTGCACCGTTTCGTGCAGGATATTCCTTTGAAGCCTTCACACCCCAGTTATGAGACATTGAAGCATGTAGAGGATGGGCTAGCGCAGTTCAAAGATAAGCCGATGCTGTTGATCTGGGGAGAAAAGGACTGGTGCTTTACCACGAATTTTCTCGATGAATTCGAGCGTCGGTTCCCGCAGGCAGAGACGCTGCGAATTCCAGACGCGGGGCATTACGTCTTTGAAGACGCACATGAAATCATGCTGCCCCGCATTGAGCAGTTTCTCCAGCAACTGGTTTGA
- the bioF gene encoding 8-amino-7-oxononanoate synthase: MASSELPEWMETDLRQIREAGLFRSRRIFQPLAGGRCLLDGQTLVNLSSNDYLDLAQDPRLVSAASVALSELGVGARASALVSGRTIWHARLEEQLAKFEGAEAALLFPSGYAANLGVISAVAQEADTIFCDRLNHASLIDGCRLSGARFRVFRHDQLEKLKRELAKHTDAGRKFIVTDSVFSMDGLSAPLRDLCDLAEEFGASLIVDEAHGTGVYGGNGRGLAEELGVEDRVTIRIGTLSKAVGCLGGFVSGSEALINWLWNRVRTQIYSTALPPSICAAACAALEIIQTESVRRARLHELSRYLRLGLKERSRLTVPASTGPIIPVILSDPALTMQVARDLQSDGFLVGAIRPPTVPQGTSRLRISLTCAHQREDLERFLKALDGSLARNGESR, from the coding sequence ATGGCGTCCTCAGAACTCCCGGAATGGATGGAAACTGATCTCCGGCAGATCCGTGAGGCGGGGCTGTTTCGTTCGCGCAGAATATTTCAGCCTCTTGCAGGTGGACGTTGTCTCCTTGATGGCCAGACTCTGGTCAATCTGTCGAGTAACGACTATCTCGATCTGGCACAGGATCCACGACTGGTCTCTGCAGCTTCTGTCGCACTGTCTGAGTTGGGAGTAGGGGCTCGCGCCAGTGCCCTGGTGAGTGGTCGAACCATCTGGCATGCTCGTCTGGAAGAGCAACTGGCAAAATTTGAAGGGGCTGAGGCGGCTCTATTATTTCCGAGTGGCTATGCTGCCAACCTGGGGGTGATTTCGGCGGTCGCTCAGGAAGCAGATACCATTTTCTGTGACCGGTTAAATCATGCCAGCCTGATTGACGGTTGCCGACTTTCGGGAGCCCGGTTTCGTGTCTTTCGACATGATCAACTGGAGAAACTGAAACGCGAGCTCGCGAAACACACCGATGCAGGCAGGAAGTTTATTGTTACCGATTCCGTATTCAGTATGGACGGCCTTTCCGCCCCTTTGCGTGATCTCTGTGATCTGGCAGAGGAATTTGGGGCCAGCCTGATCGTTGATGAGGCACACGGCACCGGCGTGTACGGAGGTAATGGGCGCGGTCTGGCTGAAGAACTGGGGGTTGAAGACCGAGTGACCATTCGGATTGGTACACTCAGTAAAGCTGTGGGCTGCCTGGGAGGCTTCGTTTCTGGTTCTGAAGCTTTGATAAACTGGCTTTGGAACCGCGTGCGAACCCAGATTTACTCCACTGCCCTGCCCCCGTCTATCTGTGCTGCTGCCTGTGCTGCACTGGAAATCATCCAGACAGAATCGGTGCGACGCGCCCGACTGCATGAGCTGTCCCGCTATCTGAGGTTAGGCCTGAAGGAACGCTCTCGACTGACGGTACCCGCCTCCACTGGGCCAATTATCCCTGTGATCCTGTCCGATCCTGCCTTAACGATGCAGGTGGCAAGGGATCTGCAGTCAGATGGTTTTCTGGTGGGAGCGATCAGGCCCCCGACTGTTCCTCAGGGGACTTCCCGATTACGAATTTCGCTGACCTGTGCCCATCAGAGGGAAGATCTGGAGCGGTTTTTAAAAGCACTGGATGGTTCACTCGCCAGAAACGGGGAATCCCGATAA
- a CDS encoding polyprenol monophosphomannose synthase: MNESATPRLLVTLCTYNEKENLEQLIPEIHHHLPYAAILVIDDNSPDGTGDYVKSLKKTDSRIHSIHRSGKLGLGTATIAGFQYAIENHYDLVLNLDADFSHPPRFMPDLVAATEQADVAIGSRYVPGGKIEGWGPKRYFMSGAINWYARLLLRLKSRDCSGSFRCYRVPKLAEIDFKLLRAKGYAFQEEILYRCRRVGCTFQEVPFTFEERRYGSSKINMKEAFSALWVMFVLGIDNLLGKRVKVLPVESAK; this comes from the coding sequence ATGAATGAATCTGCTACTCCGCGCCTGCTGGTGACATTATGTACTTACAATGAGAAGGAAAATCTGGAACAGCTGATTCCGGAGATTCATCATCATCTCCCCTATGCTGCCATTCTGGTGATCGATGACAACTCGCCGGATGGAACAGGCGATTATGTCAAATCGCTCAAAAAGACGGATTCGCGAATTCATTCGATACACCGCAGCGGCAAACTGGGCCTGGGAACTGCTACGATTGCCGGTTTTCAGTATGCAATTGAAAACCACTATGATCTGGTGTTGAATCTCGATGCCGACTTCAGCCATCCTCCTCGATTTATGCCTGATCTCGTGGCTGCAACCGAACAGGCAGATGTGGCGATCGGCTCTAGGTATGTGCCCGGCGGAAAAATTGAGGGCTGGGGGCCGAAGCGTTATTTCATGAGTGGTGCGATCAACTGGTATGCTCGACTGCTGCTACGCTTGAAATCACGTGACTGCAGCGGCAGTTTTCGCTGTTACCGTGTTCCGAAACTGGCTGAAATCGATTTTAAACTGCTGCGTGCTAAAGGATATGCATTTCAGGAAGAAATTCTTTACCGCTGCCGCAGGGTTGGCTGTACCTTTCAGGAGGTTCCCTTCACCTTCGAAGAGCGTCGGTATGGCAGTTCCAAAATCAACATGAAAGAGGCTTTTTCAGCTCTCTGGGTCATGTTCGTGCTGGGGATCGACAATCTTCTGGGAAAGCGGGTAAAAGTTTTACCCGTTGAATCCGCCAAATAA
- a CDS encoding HEAT repeat domain-containing protein, whose protein sequence is MGDKFRCDCNPEIMCAFIYALNDADERVRAKAADEIGDQLRKNCCCCSPELTAALTCALGDCDKKVVREAIQALELCGYEVVEGCCEQPCCDNGCAPAGCAPSAAPAAPAPTSDPKAYFPSRLQDQQKQTRRLSGNSLSNLFGLID, encoded by the coding sequence CTGGGCGACAAGTTCCGCTGTGACTGCAACCCGGAAATCATGTGTGCCTTCATCTACGCTCTGAACGACGCTGACGAACGCGTTCGTGCTAAAGCTGCTGATGAAATCGGTGACCAGCTCCGCAAAAACTGCTGCTGCTGCTCTCCTGAGCTGACAGCTGCTCTGACCTGTGCTCTGGGTGACTGCGACAAGAAAGTTGTTCGCGAAGCTATCCAGGCTCTGGAACTTTGCGGATACGAAGTTGTTGAAGGTTGCTGCGAACAGCCTTGCTGCGACAATGGATGTGCTCCTGCCGGATGTGCTCCTTCTGCAGCTCCTGCTGCTCCTGCTCCAACTTCTGATCCTAAGGCTTACTTCCCAAGCCGTCTGCAGGATCAGCAGAAGCAGACTCGCCGCCTGAGCGGTAACAGCCTGTCAAACCTGTTCGGTCTGATTGACTAG
- a CDS encoding FAD-dependent oxidoreductase gives MPEKVVVIGSGPAAWAACIYTSRANLEPLCFEGAVTEENRLQGTLPLGQLALTTEVENYPGFPAGNLESYLNDSIEESKRKYMAPHTGHGVSGPELMELMRQQAKNFGTKVVTDDVVDIDFSSHPYKVTPSNGEPVEALAVIIATGARANYLGLDSENRFKNMGVSACAVCDGAMPRFRNHPLVVVGGGDSAMEEASYLTKFASKVYIVHRRDEFRASKIMADRALANEKIEVKWNSVIDEVLGNDEQGVTGVRIRSTVDESQTEELEATGYFAAIGHTPNVNFLKGQIDLNDKGFIQWQVPFRTNTNVDGVFAAGDVADDNYKQAITAAGSGCMAALDAERWLVANGYE, from the coding sequence GTGCCAGAAAAAGTTGTCGTGATCGGATCAGGGCCCGCTGCCTGGGCAGCCTGCATTTATACATCTCGTGCCAATCTCGAGCCATTGTGCTTTGAAGGAGCAGTGACTGAAGAAAACCGTTTGCAGGGAACACTTCCCCTCGGTCAGTTGGCATTAACAACCGAAGTCGAGAATTATCCCGGGTTTCCTGCGGGTAATCTGGAGTCGTACCTGAATGATTCCATTGAGGAATCCAAACGCAAATATATGGCTCCTCACACTGGTCATGGAGTGAGTGGTCCGGAACTGATGGAACTGATGCGGCAACAAGCCAAAAACTTTGGCACCAAGGTCGTCACTGATGATGTGGTCGACATCGATTTCTCATCACATCCCTATAAGGTGACCCCGTCAAATGGAGAACCCGTAGAAGCCCTGGCGGTAATTATCGCAACAGGTGCCCGGGCTAATTATCTGGGGCTGGACTCAGAGAATCGTTTTAAGAACATGGGCGTTTCCGCCTGTGCGGTCTGCGATGGAGCGATGCCCCGCTTCCGCAATCATCCCCTGGTGGTGGTTGGCGGTGGTGACAGCGCGATGGAAGAAGCCTCCTACCTGACCAAGTTTGCCTCCAAAGTTTACATCGTGCATCGTCGTGATGAATTCCGGGCCAGTAAGATCATGGCAGACCGGGCACTCGCGAATGAAAAGATCGAAGTCAAATGGAACTCGGTCATCGATGAAGTTCTGGGGAACGACGAACAGGGCGTGACCGGTGTGCGGATTCGCAGCACCGTCGATGAAAGCCAGACCGAAGAACTGGAAGCCACCGGCTACTTCGCTGCCATCGGGCACACGCCGAATGTCAATTTTCTGAAAGGTCAGATCGACCTGAACGACAAAGGTTTTATCCAGTGGCAGGTTCCCTTCCGCACGAATACAAATGTGGATGGAGTGTTCGCTGCCGGTGATGTGGCCGATGACAACTACAAGCAGGCAATCACCGCGGCTGGTAGTGGGTGTATGGCAGCCCTGGATGCGGAACGCTGGCTGGTTGCCAACGGTTACGAATAA
- a CDS encoding M24 family metallopeptidase, with protein MLTKEGCQARQKRLWDAVPDHLEWILIADPRHVLYLSNFLVQPCSFSRGERALLLLDREKGVTLIGDNFTLRSAAAEFYVDREAVETWYDHKHSVENRDHALFKALASVVPQLNGRPGAIEAEWLPVGALQELEITQTDATLELGSVLRHLRRQKHDDEIALLKQCMQACDAGHACAREIVEAGKSEFDVFRKVQAAVLQAAGLPVIIYGDFRASTPQVPKAGGLPSGHVLDNGDLFVLDYSVVIHGYRSDFTNTIAVGEPSAEQEKLFGLCQAAMQGGESTLKAGTKCADVHAATAAPIWDAGYKENFQHHAGHGLGLGHPEAPILVPESIDTLLAGDVVTLEPGVYVEGIGGMRIEHNYLITENGFERLSNHVIALR; from the coding sequence ATGTTGACAAAAGAAGGATGTCAGGCGCGACAGAAACGATTGTGGGATGCAGTTCCCGATCATCTGGAATGGATTCTGATTGCAGACCCGCGTCACGTCTTGTACCTCTCGAATTTTCTGGTGCAACCCTGCAGTTTCTCTCGGGGCGAACGGGCTCTGTTACTGCTGGATCGGGAAAAAGGCGTAACCCTGATCGGAGATAATTTTACACTCCGATCTGCTGCTGCCGAGTTTTATGTAGATCGCGAGGCCGTTGAAACCTGGTACGACCACAAACATTCGGTCGAAAATCGAGATCACGCCCTGTTTAAAGCACTTGCGTCAGTTGTCCCGCAATTAAATGGACGTCCCGGTGCCATCGAAGCTGAATGGTTGCCGGTAGGGGCGCTGCAGGAACTGGAAATCACTCAGACCGATGCGACACTTGAGTTGGGTAGCGTGCTGCGTCACTTGCGTCGTCAGAAGCACGATGACGAAATCGCATTGCTGAAACAGTGCATGCAAGCCTGTGACGCAGGTCACGCCTGTGCCCGAGAAATTGTCGAGGCTGGTAAGAGTGAGTTTGATGTCTTTCGTAAAGTGCAAGCGGCGGTGCTGCAGGCCGCAGGTCTGCCAGTGATTATTTATGGTGACTTCCGGGCTTCAACGCCTCAGGTCCCCAAGGCAGGCGGACTACCTTCCGGTCATGTTCTGGACAACGGTGATCTGTTCGTTCTCGATTATTCGGTCGTGATTCACGGATACCGTAGCGATTTTACCAATACGATTGCGGTTGGCGAACCGAGTGCGGAGCAGGAAAAACTGTTTGGTCTCTGCCAGGCTGCTATGCAGGGTGGGGAGTCGACTCTCAAAGCGGGAACCAAATGTGCTGATGTGCATGCCGCAACAGCAGCCCCAATCTGGGATGCTGGATATAAGGAAAACTTCCAGCATCACGCCGGTCATGGCCTCGGGCTGGGACATCCGGAAGCACCGATTCTCGTGCCGGAGAGCATCGATACTCTTTTGGCAGGTGACGTGGTGACTCTGGAGCCTGGTGTCTATGTGGAAGGTATCGGTGGCATGCGGATTGAGCATAATTACTTGATCACGGAAAATGGATTTGAACGGCTCAGCAATCATGTAATTGCACTCAGGTAG